A segment of the Lycium ferocissimum isolate CSIRO_LF1 chromosome 5, AGI_CSIRO_Lferr_CH_V1, whole genome shotgun sequence genome:
taacgtagaaattattatcaagtgaaatgacgcACCTTGGTAAGCGTAAAGTTTATTGGACTCGCATTTGTCCGGACACTTTAAGATGTCacatatttaaatagaaatagatgttgtcaTATCCTATATtaattacttgacaaaattatatgaaaattcctgaagaATTTTGAATGCCTGAAGCGTATACAAGTTGTAGAAGTTTTGTTCGTTattatgaattaaatcaagcaAGGTGAATGTGATTTAATCACCttaatgaatgtttaatgattaaGGGTCTATTTATCCCTACGTTTTGTGGAAATCAAAATCATTCATATTGTTagtgcaagttgatgacttgagaattattgaaactcttgaagagttttgaaaagaaatagattatcgccgaaagaagttgaaatgagaaacttgcaaGATTTTTTGGTCCGAAGTGCCATATCTTTAcgcaattgatgcatttatatattttgctatgacttTGAGGATTACAATATACGATGTTGTTTTATATGACGCttaaatcatataaagataacatttaTTTATAAAGCAATTCAGAATGCACTTACAGATtatcaacaatattatatgtTGATGCAACTCTATCCAAAGATCAAGATGTGAAAAACATACATAGCCAACTAGAGAGTGGATTCATAAAGGGATAAAgcttatttcacaaaagttgttcttcacacacaAGCTCTAGAAGAATGGTAATATCAACGTGCAAGAGATTTGTTCGAGCGAGAATATGACCgatttattcaccaagtctctacaaactacaactttcaagaagatggtgtacaagattggaatgcgaagattcaagttttggagtgaTGTACCCATTAGGGGGagttaatacgcgttgtactctttttcccttagccaaggttttgtcccaattgggttttcctggtaaggtttttaatgaggcaaccaaatagcgtattattagaaatgtgtacttttttccttcactagattttttcccggttttttctagtaaggttttaacgaggcacattatctatcaaatagacatccaagatgggagtgttataaatattatttattattatggatGTCTATCTCTAGAGAATATTGggttagtgactttgggatTAAGTCActttttttctataaatatagaggttcTTCTCCATTGTAAATCAatccctaacaagagaaataagaactctcccctcttctctctttctctacaattattcttgttctttactttattattttataacattttGTTTGTAGTGggcatttgttttcttttcccttAATTCAATTATCCTTGGCTAATAGATCGGCAACTTAGTTTTGCTCGAAACCGGTTTTATccagagaaaaaaaagaagaagtaattTCACAGTGCATATTTATTAAACCGtacttaataatattttataataatattagaACTATTAGGTTTATCAGATTGTAACTATATTAGGATAATATTCTCAAATAACTTTATAAAGTATTTCCTCCgtttacttttatttgtccagTTTGGACTTTGCACATCTTTGACGAAATAATAATTGATATAGGAATTTTATTAAAGCACTCATATAATTGATGTTTAGTCTTAGGTCTGGGGAAATGATCTAGGAATAAGTAATTAATTCTAAGGATaaaacattaattatttttttttgatatgctaaaagtgacaaataaaagtgaaaatatatttttagtataatgaacaagtaaaagtgaaggctATAGTAACAGTATTTTATGTTTATTAATTTGGattctcatttaaaaaggaaatcaaCATAGAACTTCTATCTTGCATGTTAAACGTGAACGTTTCAAGCAAGAGCTGGACTTGCTACTTCAAGAAATGTCACAACTCCACTGTTTTCCTTTAAGCTCTCAAGATTTTaatagcattattatatttGCCATTTTCTAATGTTTTCTTAgtaaataattttgattttaacaGATCGAACCATCAACATTTTCTTTGAAAGGAAAAACGTAAAAGGAGGAGTTTATCAAAACAAAACGTACTTTATTTTCTCGTTGGGGTTGATGGGAGTAGGATGCTATTTTAGTCCAACTTATACCACACACTTAACTAActtttggaaaatttgtatCCAACGGAGAAAATTCTGAAAACAAGCACCAACTGATCGATCTTGGTGCGAATGCAATTTAAATTCTTGTACCAAAAATTTAATGGTTGATTTCAATTTTGTTCGTGTATATGTGTTTTGCTCCGGGGCTCCTTTTCTTATTTGGTACTTCCCCCATTATCGTTTAATTGTTATCTTACAAAAAATAGTCGTTCTCAAACAGTACTTAtcattttagaaagaaaaaaaatggttaattatttttttcaactttatatttAGCATTAGTTGTTCTAGAATTAAGTGGCACTTAAGTATAGTTCATTTAtttattgaaaatatattattgTAGTCAAAGATTAAAGAATTAATAAGCGTAGATTAATTAAATTACTCTTCTCATTTGTATTTTctaataaaacatgtaaaaccTTATCATGCGTTGATAACTAAATGGTGGGAATAGAGGGAGTACTTGACTATATAGAGCGTCAAGTTTCTTAATTGTATTCTAATCAGTGACTTTTTCTCTCATCACTGTAATAGTGTAATCTCTGTGTTAATCTATAAGTACCAAAGTCTCAACCAAGCGTTCTTAGGGTATTTTTACACATTAAAATTAAGTTGGGCCATCATTCCAAATTAGAATGTGCTTACAGAGTATACTATAGAACTCTTAGCTATAGACACTGCTTAATTAATGAATTATTGAATGACATGACCTGTGGATTTGAAGCTTTGGAGTTTTCATTGTATCTAATGCAACAAGTTTCAAACATCTATTAAGTAGCTAGAGGAGTTATTTCGTCCCATCCTAAAGATTATGAGTAAAAACTTATTTGCAACACATGTACACAAAGCCaatgaatttaagttatatgttttgaatatacattttttaacatttgattgtgattaagTGATATGCATTTTTACTTTCATTTATTGGTTCGTAGAATTAATTGTTTAGTTAGGTATAAATACTCTACGGAAATAAGCATTTACTAAGATTATGTGCAGGGGCGGAGCCACGTTAGCTCCAGGGAACCCTCTCGgtgaaaaattacagtgtattttcaaatttaaaattattttattgtgtatatatagtagatgttgaaccccctaacttcttcgtgtatttaccttttagaatttttgaacccctagatgaaaatcctggctccgccactgattaTGTGTCTCGCAAATTTTTGTTCGGCGGGTAATATAATGGcttcataatcatcaataaTTTATCTCATTTTTAGTTGTTCTCCAGTAAGGTGAATATTTTTTCTTGCTCTCTTGTCTTCCACatggttttcttgctctctTGTCTTCCACATGGTTTAATCATATAGGGTTACAATTTCTTTTCACTTTTCTAAGGCAATTGAACAAAAGCAACAGCTTATTAATGTTGACCTTTGTTGGTTGTTGCTTTAATTGAGGAAGGCaaatgaaaaatacaaaaaagaaaattggaaaaaggaCGGTAGACTTTGATTTACTGCTTTGCACACACAGCAAGTGGTTCAAACTTACTTTCCTACCAATAATCTCTCAAACACCTTCCTGTTCGAAATAATGTTTTTTCTAGAAGGTGGTGGGGAAATTGAAGACCCCATTTTGACTTctcttttcctattttttttcctttccattttccctttttctttttgtacctttctttttgtctttttctttttgtactcTAAAACCCAAGATGCAGATGTAGCGCATAAGTTATAACACTAATagaaatagagatttttttcACTCACATTTAgtatataaatttcatttcCACCGAACCAACTCACTGAGAAAACAGATGGTGAATAACAAGTGTTTCAATAAACGCcgtaaattttctaatttttttatttacaagACATCATATAAGTTTTTCCACCGATATTCAAAGGGTAAATAATACCGAACATTTTTCAGTGAAAAATTAATAgtaaaatagagattttttagtagtgtagaTTTACACGAATACAGTAATTTTAGCTcaaattttatatacatattaaaattttctaaaagaAGTATATAAATTTAGATTTCGAacaaaattttctaaaataagtATATAAATTTAGATTTCGAACCcattaaattaaacaaattatGGTAAAACTCCTAATTGAAATTCATATTATTCAAATCTGTATCGCCTTTACTTTACCTATAGTAATCTTGACCGGTACTATGTCTCTTTGTCAGTTTCTCTTTATTATACAAACTGTTTTTCTTGAAACAATCAAGCTTTTGGCGATGTCTGTTTGAAGAAGATTTGCTATGGTGTCACCACGAGAGAACCACACTGACCATTAAACTAGTAAGAGGCGTGCCAAAGCATGTGACAAGGAACTTTTTCTTTGGAAGACTAGCCTATTATCCATAACGTAACATGATTGTCGTATCTGATACTGAGCCTATTATATAGTAGATGGTTCAGACATTTTCTGTTTCTCTTAGTCCCCATAAATTTTGATGTTTGAATCCTATCTGGTCAAAggtttaaattttattgttcccttacttttctttttcattcattctttattcttcttttcgGTGTTTTGATTCCTCGCTaatatttttccattttgagTATTGGAAATTATGACCTTAATTAAGTACGAGAAGTCTCCTGTCCCATAAGTACAAGACATCATGGGTACCCTATTTAACATTGCTATTTAATTTGTATTCAGTTTATTGGGCATTTTGTTAAACATTCTTAAACGAAGCAATACTGATCTTTCATGATTGGACATTGCGTGTTACCACCTTCCACCTATCCTGCACATTCGATTATATTTTTGAATGTCTACCTACTTCAAAACAACTTCAAACATAAGGTGTTTGAAGTTTCATATGACTGAAGTTCAAGTATTTTTATCTGAATTACAAGTAAAATTAGTTGAATTTCAGCTATATGTGCATGAACTTTAGGCAAAATTGCTAAAGTACTCAGGCAAAAAGAACTTTAATCATAATGCCTGAACTTTCAccatataaaattttaaacattttatcttatgttttTCTGAAGTAGGTAGACGTACGAAAATTTATAACTCTAGGACATAACTAATTAATCAGTGGTACCAGATTCGAGTAAATTATTTGTGCACTTCACGCCCCTCTTATAACCATAATTAAATGGATACGCATGACTGGTCCACCGAGGAAAAGTTTTGAATAGTTGATACTTAGCCcccatttggccatgagaattttgaaataccaaaaactcaaaaagcttatttttttaaaaaaatttcacttttacaactacatttcatcgaaaactacaatttcaaaaattatggccaaacacaactccaactccaaaattccaaaaaaaagtgaatttttttttggtatctatggacaaacgggccTTTTAGTTAATTTTCAATACAAAAATAGTTAGCTACAAAATAAGTGCTCAATTATAAGGTCCCTCTAAAAAAGATTATCAACCCCTTTCCCTTTTGATTTATAGCCGAACTTCTATTGAAAATTCAACCACTTTTGTTTTCCGGGTTTAAAATTCAACCACTCAATGCAGAAGAATTAAGGCAAAGCAACTACAGAAGTAAAACCGATGCACGACGGTTGTCACAAGGCTTAAATAGAATTTAAGAGCCGAAACAACTAGGAATTACTTTTGTGataaaatcttatttttcaattgtttCATTCGTTTGCAAGGAAATGTTTTTCATGAGGAAATCATTTTCTGATATTTGGTCATCAGAAAATGTTACATCTCAATTATACCTTTTCCGGTAAATATACTCACTAACTAACCAAATACCAGTAAGgaattttttgtgaaaataatttttaagaaaaatgatttatgtCATACCTGACACATCCAAGTCTGATTCTAGTGGTTGGATGTCAGCATTGGACTATTAAAGTGTATTACTAGTACTTTGGTGTTGCATGCATGGTGGTCCCCCCAATTATAAAAAATAGGCATATACGGACAAGACATATTGCTTGAATAAATCaattataacacataaattagtaaattttttttttttttaaatatatagaGTGGAAATGATGCACATAATACTGAGTAATGACCTCGTGTGCCTCTTCAGTTGCAACCTTTTATAGAATTCAACATTGGTAGTTGAACATGTTCCAACATTTGTTTATAACAACTTATTACAGATAAATAATTATTAGTACTCCAAGTTTTTAGGtgattaaatatatttttacacTACAGcatataaaactttattattattCTCTATTTTTCGTCTTTCGAACAGtctgatgattttttttttctagtttgcCCACTATAGCAATAATATTATGCGAGATAGACAAAGAAAGATACACAAGATTTAAAAATCAATACATATATTGATGTATATATCAACACTTCTTAACTTGCCTTTCTCTAAAACCAACAGAACCGAAAGTCCCAAAGGCTGAGAATAGCAGGCCGAGGTTGTATTTGACAATCAAGTCAAAAAGacttaaaggaaaaaaatagaaaaggtaaaaaattaAAGGGACGAAAAAAAGACAATAAAAACACAACCCTAGCAATAGGACCTACACTTAGTAGAATAAGACCAAGTTAAATAATTCCTTTTCTCTCGAactatgtcatataaattgggacatagGAGTAATAATCAACAACGAGAACCCTTTCGGCAATTGAGAACTCCAGAACCGGAGACAAGGTTGCTGACTAATGAAGAGGGCCTTGCACTTAAGCTTGACGCTTTAGCATAACTCGATGAACTAGCTCCAGCTCCTGATTGTGTAAAATATGCACCATTTAACATTAGGTCCCCTTCTGTCCTCCAGTTCCAACTCTTCCATTCACTCTCTGGTGCATCCTCGTGCTTTGTAACCTACATATATATTATTCCAATGAGTTTAACtgtaaatttaaattatttctcaatataaaaatatgaaattcttttttaacgattaaaaagaaaaaaaatgtgttacataaattgagatagagaaAGTACTACTTTATTAGAAGAAGGGACACTAACTAACCTCTTTGCTGAACCTGATATCAGGGGCAAGGAATCTGTTGCCTTGGCTATTGATGGTGGGACTAGCACTTCCACCAATGGCATACATTTCCCAGTGTGTGTAGTCATTGTTCACCACATGGAAGTAACCATGTCTACATCTGTATGTTCCAAAATTCCAATAATTCATTAAATTCCACTGCAGCATTTATATAGTTCCTAACTACCTTTCTCTCTGTCATTTAGAATATATATACCGAATTTTAGGTGCATCATTTGCCTAACACATAAACCATCTAACTTAGCTTGAGaacacaatatttcaaatttaagaattaaCAAAAGTATCATGCACAATGATAAATactgaaaatataaataatttttatgctACTACTAGTATAATTTTATATGTAGTAAGTATATTATATCAAGTTGTCTGTTATATTTCAGATGATCACTTTCCACCGATATAGGATACATAATTATCTTTTCTGCAAGACattgtaaaaatttatttatgctATCAATAAATAGAAGTTGAACTCAGTAATTCTTTGTTACCTTGGCATTCTTTGGACAAGGCCTTCACCGAAGTGATTAAAAGCAATAGTGACTTGCATGTTCTTGTCTTGAGTATAAGAATCACTGTGTCCCAGGAGCATGACTTTATCATGGTGCGTCATGAAATTGTTTGAAATGGTAATCGCTGTGGACCCCATAATAGCGTCAATCAAGCCGTCATGACAGTTCGATAAAGAACAATGATCCACCCAAATATGGCTCCCTCCAAATATAGACACTCCATCACCATCAGAAACAGTCCTCCACCCATAATGCGATGGACTACTCCGCACCATAGCATTTCCTCCTTGCTTACAATCGTGTATGTGAATTCCATGTATAATAACATTCGTCACGTACTGTATAGTTATACATGGACCACCCGAAATATGTACACTAGCGCCTCTTCCATCAATTGTTTTAAATGAGTTCATAATTAGTTCTTCTTTTAATTGGATGACCATGTCGCTTTTGAAAATAATCCACAAGGGTTCTGTCTGAATGACAGCGTGCCTGAGAGTCCCCGGCTTTGGTGTGACAGGGTCGTCGTCACCAGAGTCAGTGACGACGTAGATTTTACCGTCCCTGCCACCAATGGCGTTTTTGCCAAAGCCAATGGCGCAGTCAGCTAACCGCTGGCGGTTTTGCTCCCAGTTGGGATCACAACGCCAGCAGTCATCGATTGGGTTTCCAGTACCACATGAAAGATAGCCCAAGTTCCTCCTTGAACCATTTAGGCTCCTGCAttatcccaacaaaaaaaaaaatgttaaatcaTGTTAATGTACCTCATGAAAATGTACTAGCAAAAATAATGTTGTGGACTAGGGATGGATTTAGGACATGTTCTGTGGGTTCAACTGAATTTACGTATACATATGAAACAAATGTGCTAGCGACAGAGGCTTAACATGTTCCTTTTCTGCCACTAGATCAACATCACATTTTTGTCAGTGGGTTCCCAACTTGTAATTCTTATATATACTGCATTTCGCAATACAAATACAGGATCCAACAAGAGTTACTTGGTTCCGAGAACCACCACATAATACCCTAATATGCAATGTGGGACTAAAAGGAAGCGAAATTAATGTGAAGAAAGCAAAATGTACGTACCTATGCACTTCATCAACAAGAGCTTGAGGACTAGAGGAGGCAAAGAGGGACggaagaaggagaaggaaagacaAGATGAATagtagagaaagagagaaagtgCCCATGTTGTCTGTTGTTTGTCTGTTAGCTTTGCCTTTAGGAAAACAGAGGGAAAACAGAGAATTTGGGTTGGGaagaaaagagagggaaatGGAGGAGTTTATAAAGAGGGAAAAGGTAGAGAAATTAGCGGTGTTTAAACAAAGGGGTGGGGTCCATTTTCCCTTCGTGATTACATGTTTTACGGAGATTCCTCTAATTACTCTTACTATACCTGGAAGCTAGAGAGGACTATGGTAGTTTTGTCGGTTAAGCAAGAATTCCTACCATTGTTAGCTTATGATTCGTAGTCTAGTAGGTTAATTAAACAAATAGTTTAacttatatagatatatcaACTAAAATATATTTGTAGATGTACTAAAAATGTGAGATTTGtatttgattttgaaaagaagatgtatatatataagatactTCATCCTGTCCAAAAACAAAGTTTCCACTTTGAACGTCACGGGCACTTTCCACTTCTAATTCTACTAAATCTAGACATtcatttctttatattttttaaatgagattttatATGTACAAAATTATTGCACATCAGATATATAATATGGTTTTTTAAtctataagaatatatatatatatatatatatatatatatatatatatatatatatatatatatcatccccTATATTGCAATAATGTCATTCTTTTAACAACAAATGGGAGCAGTATAACTTTACGTAGCAAATTTAAAGGAGTATTACTATAATTTTAGCCCATAGCTCCTTTCCGCATGCAAGAATATATGGAATATTATAATCAAAGTTTTGCAATTTCCATGTTATAGAATAATGTGTAGAAATAATTAAGGGCTGCATGCATATACTGATATACAGATAATTGTCCCCGTCCTCCATTATAATATTCCAACAGCTGCATTTTATAAGCTAACCATGTCGATCCATGCGAACTCAAACTTTTGCTTATGATTGGATCGCATCCTTTaaggaaggaaataaaaaagttAAATCTAATATTGCCATAAAAATTGCTCCCTTTTTAGTGGATAGATGGAGAATAATTTCAATTTGGAACTACAGAAGATACTCTCCTATGGTATAAAACATCGAGATTAAATAAGCAAATGGATTACTTTCACCCCGAAAGAAGcacttcatgaaatatttcCAAAATGAAGACAACTTACACTTACCGGATAACAATTCACgatttttcattcctttttatctTTCATAATAAATTGtctaaatttgtaaaaaaaaaaaaaatattgaaatcgATTTTAATTGACCAATGCATGACAATTTTTTTGACGTGTATTTTACTTTTAGCACAAGATGTTTCTAATCAGTGATATGGAGAAATAGACCAGCTGTGTATAGCAAGTTTCACAGGGAGACCTAATTATGTCATTCTGGCCTTTAGTTGCAAAAATTGtgttttccattttattttggGTAGGAACCCCTGCccaattaattttcttttgttgtccTATTTAATTCGTTCAAAGTTTGATATGTTATTGTCcgttatttaaatatttagttaGGTAGTTAAATCCTTTAACTTTTCTTGCTAATTCTTTattgaaaaatgagaaatgattAGTGAATGGCATGTTATGCGTCCACGCACATATGCAAATATTAGAGTGATTCCCAAAGCTAGCCAACTGAGTCTAGCATAtttgtttatgaaaaatatttggcaTCACGCATATAAAGTTACTAGATTGCATGGGACCCTTATCATTTGTCTTGATTTTCCCTTTAGTTACAAGCAATCTATGAATTATTTGCTTTCTCTTTTCTGTCTGCTTTTTTTTGATCTtttgttcctctattattttTGTAGTGGAGTAACTGTAACTTCCATATAAAAGATTAACTGTCAAGAATAGTTTtgctttttattatgttataggAGATCGATATGGTAGTACAAATTAGCAAAAGACGAATTGTTCTTCTGTTTTTAAAAACTGTTTAGCATAACCTTACTTGGAATCggtgtttacaccaaattaAAGTAGGAGTATTTAACTTTAGAAGTTaaaattaaagtgaaaataCTTATCACTTAACCATAATTAAGTGAAAAATACGtagatgaaagaaaaatatcgacatttaattaattattatatttgatCCATTGTTTAATGGGTAGTCTTATATCATTCACCGATGTTAAtttctggttttttttttttttttggggggggggggggggggggggggtggggtgttGTTGAAGTTCGAAAAAATTTACCCTGAAAAAAATCGATGTTTTGATCTCTTCTTTACGCTACCGAGTTTTTCCGACTTTGAATTAGGTTCGTAAGTATTAAAAACCTGGCTACTCCAAGATTGTGGACACTAAAATTTCATTGGCtagtttgaattttgaaatatttacaATATTGTATCCTATTCCATTTATTTAATCTAGTTCAAACTTTTAGGAATTAAATCCCCGCCTCATtcgtgaaaaaagaaaaaaaaagacccccATCTAATTTAAAAGAGACTTTAAAGTCTCATCACCACAAAGTGCGACCTAGGTGGTAGTTACAAAATACTAATTCTAATTAAAATCacttaaaagtcttatccattCTCCATTAAATCTCATAGAAAATGACATGTTAGACGATCATACATATGACATTATAACCATAGCACATGCTTTTGGTATAAAAATCAAAGTTCGATGGTCCCAACTCTAGTTAGGTACCCAACTTCATATGCCCAAAAACACAAATTTCTTCCTCAAATTCCCTCAATATTTCATGGCCGCAAACCTCGCCGTGACTCCACAAACCAATAGTATTATAGAAGAATGTAACAACACATTCAAAGGAAAATGTGAAAATCCACTCAAGCTGATACAGCAATTCTAAAGCCGCCACTGGTCCACATGACAAACTCGACACATGGCCATGGACCTCCAAATGAAAggcaaaatgaaaatgaaacaaagtgctttaccaaaaaatgaaaaaatgaaacaaagtgaTAGTTACGTGGCAGATATACCTTGGCCAAGAGGTGCGGGATACCActcatccaattttttttttttttttttttttttaacgtttAGCTCTAAAAATAAGAAGCAACATAGAAATATTGGGTGTagatataaaaattatattgcTTGTTATTGGTAGTGATTTGTTAATGTGGCTCCACTCCTtaatggttaaaattattttttatatatataatagaccTTGAACCCCTTTTGACTTCTTGGGgtgtttattttttcatatttttaacccccttagtgaaaatcctgacTCCGTCACTGCCCGAGCTatatcaattttcttaagtttcATTCATGCTAACTAATCTGAGTTATTGAGAGCTTAGACGTCAGTGGGAAAGAATTCCGAAAGGATTTTATCCGCTCCTCCTTTCTTTCCCTCTCGATGGTATTCGGTTGTATTGGGCAAAGTAAACATATAATTGGTTGTAGATATGAAGAATAAAAAACATTGTTTGTTATtacaataatttattaatttgttCATTTCTTTAGTTATTGAAATCGGTTATGAAAATCCTGTGTGTGCTGTTAATTTggcttcaattttttgtttcCTCTAAAAGCATCCGGATTCTGGTCCTCCTTTCGGGCGGATTGGGGCGAAGCGAATAGAGTCTTTGCGCCATTTTGTTTTCATTACGATTAAGACGTCAATCAACGCACATCCGAATTAAGTTAAGATGTTGCCGCTTTAGATTCAACATGAACGATTAAGATTGCTTATTTTAACATCCGAATGTGCATAacgtatttatttaaacataataaatatacaatttaaattataaaaacaactaaatattagaaaataaatacaaatttaataaaataaaaatattatttgataaaaagaTGAATCATTCATGTTTACAAGAATGATGAATATGTTTGTCTTGGTGGTGGGCGGGGTTTTGGGGGGGGCGCGGGGGTTACAGTGGGGGCCAAGGTGGTGGTGCGGTAGGTCGAGGGGGGCGGGGGTGGTTGGGGGTTAAGGTAGGTGGGTGAGAGGGTAGGGGTAGTGAACGGGTAGGGTTGGGTGGGTAGGTGGGGATTAGGGTGgagttggtggtggtggtgagttAGGGTGAGGGATGGGGATGGGTTGGGGTGcgggtgggtggtggtgggtAGGTTGGTTATGGGTTAGTCAGGGGGTGGTGGCGCGGGGGTGGCTAGTGGAGGGTTGGGTGGGGGTGGGAGGGGGAGTCGGGTGTAAAAAATTATCCGtacaaaaatacctcttaaCGATATTAAGATTTTTCCAAGTATCTTAATGATTAAGCACCTATTCGACCAAATAAGTCTTAGATCTTAACGTAAACAAACGCACTTAACGAACCAAGGCCCGAACTATTCGTATTGCATTCTCCATTGCGCAAATAAATGAGGCCTTAGATTAAAGGATATAAATGGGATACAATATCATCGAATGGATTGTGAGTCAAAATGTGGATACTACTTTAGGGGAAACCTTTGGGACAATACTAACGTGATGAGGGTCATTTTTATTCTGTTTGGTAGGGTTCAAGTGAATGGCATAGCCATTATGTCTATGCATAAGTTGCCTTGTTGGGTTGGGTGGATTATGGATAGGGTAGTGACATTGTTGATTGTTACTTCATAGCTGCCTATTCTTTGAATTCCATGATGGAGCACTTATCTTGGTACGATGCCAC
Coding sequences within it:
- the LOC132056032 gene encoding probable pectate lyase 18, whose translation is MGTFSLSLLFILSFLLLLPSLFASSSPQALVDEVHRSLNGSRRNLGYLSCGTGNPIDDCWRCDPNWEQNRQRLADCAIGFGKNAIGGRDGKIYVVTDSGDDDPVTPKPGTLRHAVIQTEPLWIIFKSDMVIQLKEELIMNSFKTIDGRGASVHISGGPCITIQYVTNVIIHGIHIHDCKQGGNAMVRSSPSHYGWRTVSDGDGVSIFGGSHIWVDHCSLSNCHDGLIDAIMGSTAITISNNFMTHHDKVMLLGHSDSYTQDKNMQVTIAFNHFGEGLVQRMPRCRHGYFHVVNNDYTHWEMYAIGGSASPTINSQGNRFLAPDIRFSKEVTKHEDAPESEWKSWNWRTEGDLMLNGAYFTQSGAGASSSSYAKASSLSARPSSLVSNLVSGSGVLNCRKGSRC